In Haliotis asinina isolate JCU_RB_2024 chromosome 15, JCU_Hal_asi_v2, whole genome shotgun sequence, one DNA window encodes the following:
- the LOC137265470 gene encoding acid sphingomyelinase-like phosphodiesterase 3b: MPRHLMLCLTLGMALDMATPEEGQFWHITDHHFDPTYWSEMRSCNDKVPVRGIYGDYWCDSPWRLVNDSVAAMAKVKRDVDFIVWTGDNVAHIENQFLNQSLNVGIIEKITDALKSEFPGVPVYGTMGNHDWYPADQFPVQQASLYNATAELWRDWIVDKEQIENFKKGGFYTIKTTKGLRIVGLNTVLYYTADKLTPKLTDPAGQFAWLEKVLQNATNAGEKVVLTAHVPPGIKVPGKVLWFYEQFNTRLLDLVQKYSDVIPGMYFGHDHADGLKLVVKEDGTPGVPMFIAPSVTPWRYKSRTESGAPHNPAIRLVKYDQQTGEALDYIQYYMNLTESNEVNASTWEVAYAASTTYRVSDLTAASVSKVVQQMSTDRNLLYKYIRFNTVLANGNSTVDECDATCRAEYICSFTQHSRDEFNTCVNIQRKGVLIG; the protein is encoded by the exons GGCAGTTCTGGCACATCACGGATCATCATTTCGACCCAACATACTGGTCTGAAATGCGGTCCTGTAATGACAAGGTTCCGGTACGTGGTATCTACGGCGACTACTGGTGCGACTCGCCATGGCGGCTCGTCAACGACAGCGTCGCCGCAATGGCCAAAGTCAAACGTGACGTCGACTTCATCGTCTGGACAGG GGATAACGTAGCCCATATAGAGAACCAGTTCCTCAACCAAAGCCTAAATGTGGGGATCATTGAGAAGATAACGGATGCCTTAAAGTCTGAGTTTCCAGGAGTCCCAGTTTATGGCACCATGGGCAACCATGATTGGTATCCTGCAGACCAATTCCCGGTACAACAGGCCTCCCTGTATAACGCTACAGCTGAACTCTGGAGAGACTGGATCGTGGATAAGGAACAGATTGAGAACTTCAAGAAAG GCGGCTTCTACACAATAAAGACAACCAAAGGCCTTAGGATCGTAGGTCTGAACACAGTCCTTTACTATACTGCAGATAAACTGACCCCAAAACTTACAGATCCTGCTGGTCAGTTCGCCTGGTTGGAGAAAGTCCTTCAGAACGCAACGAATGCTGGGGAGAAG GTAGTGCTGACTGCCCACGTGCCCCCTGGCATTAAGGTCCCGGGTAAGGTTCTGTGGTTCTACGAACAGTTCAACACCAGATTGCTTGACCTTGTCCAGAAATACTCGGACGTCATCCCTGGGATGTACTTCGGCCATGACCACGCTGATGGACTCAAACTGGTAGTGAAGGAGGATG GAACACCGGGTGTTCCAATGTTCATCGCGCCATCGGTGACACCCTGGCGCTACAAGAGCAGAACAGAGTCAGGCGCCCCACACAACCCAGCTATCAGATTAGTGAAATATGACCAACAAACTGGCGAAGCCCTGGACTATATTCAGTACTACATGAATCTAACAGAAAGCAATGAGGTCAACGCGTCGACGTGGGAGGTCGCATACGCCGCCAGCACCACCTACCGTGTCAGCGACCTCACTGCAGCCTCTGTCAGTAAGGTTGTTCAGCAGATGAGCACGGACAGAAACCTTCTGTACAAATACATCCGATTTAATACCGTTCTGGCTAATGGTAATTCCACAGTTGACGAATGTGATGCAACATGTAGGGCTGAGTATATTTGTAGTTTCACTCAACATAGCCGTGATGAGTTCAATACTTGTGTCAACATTCAGAGGAAGGGTGTGTTGATCGGGTAA